Genomic window (Egicoccus halophilus):
AGCTACGTCGACGGCGTGGCGCGCGCCCTGGATGCCGCAGACCTGCCCTGAGCGAGGCGACGCCGGGATCTCGGACGCGACGCACGTGTGTCAGAAGCCGGGCGTGTGCAGATGAGCACGCACGGATCGACGGTCGCGGTGGCGCTGGGCGCGATCCGTGCGTCCGCACGTCGGGCAGTGCGGATCAGGGCGCACGGATGGCGCCGATCAGCCCCTGCCGGCGGCACCTCGGGCGGCAGGAGGAAACGACGACGCGGACACCCGGAACGGGTGCCCGCGTCGGTGAGCAACGTGTCAGCCCTTGCGCGCCTGGAGCTCCTCGATCAGCTTCGGGACGACGGTGTACAGGTCGCCCACGATGCCGAAGTCGGCGATCGAGAAGATCGGTGCCTCGCCGTCCTTGTTGATCGCGATGATGTTCTGCGAGGTCTGCATCCCGGCCCGGTGCTGGATGGCACCGGAGATGCCCGAGCCGATGTAGAGCATCGGCGACACGGTGCGGCCGGTCTGGCCGATCTGGTAGCGGTGCGGGTACCAACCGGCGTCGGTCGCGGCACGCGACGCGCCGACCCCGGCGCCGAGCACGTCGGCGAGCTGCTCCATCAGCTCGAAGCCCTGCTCGTCACCGAGCCCACGCCCACCGGCGACCACGACCGCGGCCTCGGCGATGTCGGGCCGGTCCGAGGTGACCTGCTTCTCGACGTTGGTCACCTTGGCGGCCGTGGCGGCCTCCGACAGCGACACGTCGAGGTTCACGACCTCGGCGGCGCCGCCACCGGTCTCCTCGGCGGCGAAGGCGTTGTTGGAGATACCGACGATCTGCTTCCTGCCGTCGGCGAAGGTGCACTTGGTGATCAGTTCCCCACCGAAGATCTCCTTGGTGGCGACGATCCTGCCGTCGGCGACCTCCACGCCGGTCGCGTCGGTGATGACGCCACCGTCGACCCGGATCGCCAGGCGTGCGGCGACGTCCTTGATCAGGTTGGTCGACGCGAAGAACAGGATCTCGGCGCCGGAGGTCTCCATCACCTGCTGCAGGGCCTCGACCTGCGGCAGGGTGACGTAGCCGAGCGCGTCCGGCGAGTCCCAGGCGTACAGCTTGGTCGCGCCGTGGCGCCCCAGGACGTCGGCCGCGCCGGACGCCCCCTCGCCCAGCCACACGGCCGACACCGTGTCACCGGTCTGCGAGGCGACCTGGTTGGCCGCCGTGAGCATCTGCAGGGACAGCTTGCGCGGCTGGCCCTCGGCGTGGTCGATCAGTACGAGCAGCTCACCCATGGATGTCTCTTTCCCTCTCTGACCCGGCCTTCACCGGGTATGTCGTGCGGCCGCTGACCGTTCGGGACCGCCGAGCGCAGGGAAGCCTCCTGCGTCGATGCGGAAGCGGCCGCGACCCGGATCAGACGAACTTCTTGGACTGCATCCAGTCGGCGAGCTGCGCGGCCGTGGCGCCCGAACCGTCGTCCTCGACGATGGTCCCGGCCTCCTTCGGCGGACGGTGCTCGAACTCGGTGATCACCGCGTTGGCGTTGGCCATGCCGACCTCGGAGGTGTCGAGTCCGATGTCGGCGGCCGACTTGACGTCCAGCGGCTTGGACTTCGCCGCCATGATCCCCTTGAAGGAGGGGTAGCGCGGCTCGTTGATCGCCTCGACCACCGACACGATCGCCGGCAGGGTCGACTCGACGACGTCGTAGCCCTCCTCGTGCTCGCGGTGGACGACGACCTTGTCCCCGTCGACCTCGAGGTGGCGGGCGTAGGTCAGCGAGGGCAGCCCGAGGATCTCCGCCACGGCGGCCGGCACGACGCAGGTGCGGGCGTCGGTGGCCTGGTTGCCGAAGATCACGAGGTCGAACTCCTCGTTCTTCAGCGCGGCCGCGATGGCCTTGGCGGTCCCGATCGCGTCGGAGCCGGCGACGGCGTCGTCGGTGATCTGCACCGCCGAGTCCAGCCCGTAGCTCAGCGCCTTGCGCACGATCGGCTGCGCGGACTCCGGGCCCATCAGCAGGACCTTCACCTCGGCGCCCTGCGACTCCTTGAGCCGCACGGCCTCCTCGATGGAGAACTCGTTGATCGGGCACAGGACCGACTCGATCCCGTCCCGATCCACGGTCTTGTCGTTCGGGTCGATGTTCTTCTCGCCTGCCGTGTCCGGCACGCGCTTGACCGGGACGATGACCTTCATGTCGTCGTTTCCCTCTCGTCGTCCGGCGCGCCACGGACGTGACGGGCCCGGGTTGCTCTCTCGCTCTCGCCCGCGATCGAATTGGAGCGGACGCTCAAAGTCAAATCCCCGTGCTGTCCGACGGTCCGCGCCCGACCACGATCGGGGCGCACACACGACTACGGGGTCCTTCGCCGCCAACCGTAGGCTTGCCGCCATGAGCGACCACCATCCAGCCCCGGCCGTCGGCCCCGGCAACGCCCCGGCGGGCGCCGCCGACGGGCTCGTCCTCACCGGCGAGCGCACCCTGCCCGGCATCGCCGACGAGAACTACTGGTTCCAACGGCACGTCGTCGCCTACGAGCTCGCCGTCGCCTCGCTCACCGGTGGCGAGGTGGTACTCGACGCCGGCTGCGGCGAGGGGTACGGCCTGGCGATGCTGGCCGGTGCCGGCGCCGCACGGGTCGTCGGCGTCGACCTCGACCCCACGGTCGTCGCCCACGCCCGGACGGCCTACGCCGCCACGCACCCGGCGGTGGAGGTCCACGCCGCCGAGTTGCTGGCTCTGCCGCTGGCCGACGACGCGATCGACCTCACGGTCTCGTTCCAGGTCGTTGAGCACCTCTACGACATCCCCGGCTACCTGCGCTCGCTGCGTCGCGTGACCCGCCCCGGTGCGACGGTGATGATCGCCACCCCGAACCGGCTCACGTTCACCTCCGGCAGCGACGTCCCGGTCAACCCGTTCCACACCCGGGAGTTCACCGCCGCCGAACTGCACGACGAGCTGACCGACGCCGGCCTCGAGGTGCAGCGTCTGCTGGGTGTCCACGCCGGCGCGTGGCTGACCAGCATCGAGGTGGCAGCGGGCCGTCCGCTGCCGGACCTGCTGGCCGCGACGGACCCGGCGCGGTGGCCGCACTGGCTGCGCCGGACCGTGCACGCCGTGACGCCCGCCGCCTTCGCGGTCCACGGTGACGACCTCGACGCCAGCCTCGACCTCGTCGCCGTCTGCCGGGTGCCCGGATGACCCCCGCCCCGTCCGGGGAGTTCGCGCTCGTCCTGCACACCCACCTGCCGTTGCTCGCCGGCCACGGGGTGTGGCCGGTCGGCGAGGAGTGGCTGTTCCAGGCCTGGTCCGGTTCGTGGTTGCCCGTGACCCGGGTCCTCGAACGGCTCGCCGAGGACGGCCGACGCGACGTGCTCACGCTCGGCGTCACCCCGACCGTGGCCGCCCAGGTCCGCGACCCCCGCCTCGCCAGGGACCTCGGCACCTGGCTGGCCGGACAGCAGTGGCGCAGCGAGGAGCAGCGCTGGCACCGGCACCTGGGGCCGCAGGTGGTCGAGCTGGCCACCTACTACTGGCGCCACTTCGCCGACCTGCTCGCCTACCACACCGACGTCGAGTCCCGCGGCGGGCTGACCACGGTGTGGGCCGAGCTCGCCCGGGCCGGTGTGATCGAGCTGCTCGGCGGCCCGGCGACCCACCCCTACCTGCCGTTGGTGCCGGACCCGGCCGAGATCGACGCGCAGCTCGCCGACGGCCTCGCCGCACAGGTCGACTGGGCCGGAGAGCGCCCCCGCGGGCTGTGGGCCCCGGAGATGGGGTACCGCCCCCGTGGTCCGGTCGCCGACCCGACCGCTCCGCCGCTGCACGTCGACGCCTCCGGCTCCCCGACCCTGCCACGTCGCGGTCCTCCGCTTCCCGGTCTCGAGGAGCACTACGCCGCGGCCGGGATCGACCACGTGCTGTTGGACACCGCCACGCTGTGGCGTGGCGCGGGCCATGCCGACCGGGACTGGGTCGCTGCCGAGTTCCTCACCGACGCCGAGGCGGCGCAGCTGCCCGAACGCTTCACCGGCGTCCTGATCGGCGACTCGGACGTGGCTGCGTTCCCCCGGGACCTCGAGGTCGGCGGCCACGTGTGGTCGGCCGCCTCCGGCTACCCCGGTGACGTCTGGTACCGCGACTTCCACGCCCACGGCACGTTCGGCACCCAGCCGTCGTGGCGGGTGACCGACCGCCATCTGCCCTCGGACGCCAAGCAGCCCTACGAACCGGCGGCGGCTGCCGCCCGCGTGCAGGCCCACGCCGAGCACTTCGCCGGCGTCCTGCGCAAGACGCTCGCCGCCCGTCCCGACGGGGTGGTCGTGTGTGCCTACGACACCGAGCTGTTCGGGCACTGGTGGTTCGAGGGCCCGGCCTGGCTCGAGACGCTGCTGCGCCGGGTCGCCGACGACCCGGCCCTGACCACCACCACGCTCGCCTCCCGGCGGCAGCGGCGACCACCTCGCCGACGGCTGGCCCTGCCCGAGTCGTCGTGGGGCTACGCCAAGCACCACGCCAGCTGGGTGGGAGCGGCCACGCGGCCGATGTGGCAGACGCTCGACGACGCACGCGTGCGGGCCCGGACCGCGCTGGCCGGCGGCCGCGGCGTCCCGGAACTGCGCGAGCAGCTCGCACGCGAGCTCGCGCTGCTGACCACCTCGGACTGGCCGTACATGGTCCTGCGGGGCAACACGGCCGACTACGGCGAACGGCGCGTCCGCGGCCACGCCGACGCCGTGGCCCACCTCGCGGATCTGGTCGAGGCCGACCGCGGGCCCGACGCCGAGGCCGAGCGGCTGCGGGCGGTCGATCGCGCGCCGACGCGCGTGGACGCCCTGCTGGCCGCACTGGACCCACCAGGCTGAGCCGGCCTCCGCGCGGTCAGACGCGCGGTCAGACGTCGCGGGCCCGCATCAGGATCGCCGCCGCCAGGGTGAACAGCACCACGTAGCCGACGAAGGCCGCCAGTGCCGTGCCCGGCTCGAGGAAGGCCATGTTCGGCGGCATCTGCGCGCGGGCCTCCTCGGTGATGAACACCGAGTTGAGGGCCTGGAAGGGCAGCCACTGCCCCACCCGCGGCAGCGTGAAGGCCACGAACTGCTCGACCACGAACACCCACAGCAGCGCGACCGTGATCGCGATGACCTGGCTGCGCAGCAGCGCCCCGAGCGCCACGCCGAACAGCGCCGTGAGCACCAGCCCCACGAACGCCTGCCACAGCGCCGTGGTCACCTCCGGTCCCCACTGCAACGCCTCCCCGTGCGCCACCGCCAGCGCCAGCAGCAGCGCCGCGACCAACGCCAGGCTGGTGACGACGAACAGCACCGCGTACACGGCGCCGGCGGCCAGCTTCGCGCCGAGCACGGTCAGCCGGGAGGGCACCAGCTGCAGGGTGCGGCCGATCGTGCCGTGTCGGAACTCGGTCGTGACCGCCAGCAGCCCGACGATCAGCACGATCATCGAGTTGCCGCCGATGGCGTCGATCACCTCGGCGACCTGCGCCGACGAGCCGGTGAACTCGGTCCCGAACGCCGGGAAGACGAATGGCAGCAACCCGCTGAGCGCCACCAGCGCCCAGCCGATGCCGGTCAACACCCAGGTCGTGGGCACGGTGCGCAGCTTGCGGGTCTCGGCGGCCAGCAGGTGCCACCCGGTGGCCGTGGCGGTCTGGCTCATGCGATCTCACTCCCGCCGGTCAGTTCCATGAACACGTCCTCGAGCTCGGCCTTGAGCGGTCGCAGCTCCCGCAGCGCCACGCCGGCGGCGAGCGCCGCGTCGCCGACCTGGTCGGCGTCCACGCCACGCACCGTCAACCCCTCCGGGCCGGCCACGACCTCGGCGCCATGGGCGACCAGCGCCTCGTGCAGGCGCCGGTCGTCGCGGCTGGCGACCACCACCGCCGCCCCACCGGCCGCGGCGGTGAGCTGGGCCACGGGCGCCTCGGTCACGATCCGGCCCTGGCGGATCACGATCACGTCGTCGGCGAGCCGGGCGACCTCGTTGATCAGGTGCGAGGAGACGAACACCGTGCGGCCCTCGTCGGCCAGTCCGCGCAGGAACTGGCGCACCCACACGATGCCCTGCGGGTCGAGGCCGTTCGCCGGCTCGTCGAGCAGCAGCACCTTCGGGTCGCCCAGCATCGCCAGCGCGATGCCGAGCCGCTGGCGCATGCCGAGGCTGAACGCGCCCACCCGCTTGTGTGCCGCCGCCTCGAGCCCGACCAGCTCGAGCACCTCGTCGCAGCGTGCGAACGGGATCCCGACGGCGCGGGCGTTGACCCGCACCTCCTCGATCGCCTTGCGTCCCGGGTGGTGGCCGACGCCGTCGACGATCGCGCCGACGGTCCCCACCGGGTCGTCGAGCCTGGCGAAGGGCGCGCCGCGCCGGCGCCGACGAGCACCCCGAACGGCACCAGGAACAACGGCGCCCGCTGCGAGCGTCCCCGCTCCTCGAAGTGACGCTGCGTGACCGTGGCACCGGCGGCCCCGAGCAGGACCAGCAGCAGCCCCAGCACGGCCACGAGTGTGCCGTCGAGTTCCATCACTGCCGCCGTCGCGTCGTCGGATACCGGTCCGCCCCCGACCTGCCAGTGTAGGACGCCAGCCCCTCCTGCCGCCCGGGTACGAAGTCCCGGATCGCTTGCGCGCCCGTCGCCGTCGCTCGCTTTGCCTCGCGACGAGCGGCGTGCGAGCATCCTCGGCGTGGTCCGCACCCCTCCCCCCCGCCTCCGTCTCGCGGCGCTGCTCGGCGCGCTCGCGCTGTCGGCGTGTGCCGGCGGCAACGGCGATCCCGAACTCGAGATCAGCCCGGCCCAGGCCGCCGAGCCGGCCGCCGGCTCGTCGCAGGTGGTGGTCGAGATCACCAACGGCGGCACGGCCGACGACACGCTGCAGCGCGCGGACACCGACGCGGCCGCCGGGGTCGAGGTGCACCTCACCGAGGTCGAGGACGGACGGGCCTCGATGACCCTGCAGGACGAGGTCGACATCCCCGCGGGCGAGACGGTGCGCTTCCGCCCGGGCGGGCTCCACCTCATGCTGGTCGTGCCGGACGCGACCGTCACGGAGGGGGGTACCTTCGATCTCACGCTCCACTTCGAACGCTCCGGTGAGGTGACCATCCCGGTCGAGGTGGTCTCGATGCTCGACCTCGCCGAGAACGCGTTCGACGAGGACGGGACGACGGCGGGCACCGACGGCTGACCCGCCTCGCCGCCGAACGACGGCAGGAACGCGCCAGCCATGACCCTCCGCCGCCTGTTGCTCCCCCTGCTCGCCCTGACCCTGCTGGTCGCGGCGTGCGAGCCGACCACGGCGACCGCCATCTCCGCCCAGGGACTGCAACGCCAGTCCGACGGGTGGCACGGCGTGCCGCTCGAGGTCGAGCGGGAGATGCCCGACGTCACCCTGCTCGACACCGACGGCAACGAGGTGAACCTGCGCGAGGCGACCGCCGGGACCCCGACGCTGCTGTTCTTCGGCTACACGAGCTGTCCGGACATCTGCCCGGTGCACCTCGCGGTGTTGGCCGGCGGCATGCGCGAGACGCGGACGACCACCGAACAGGTCCAGGTGGTGTTCGTGTCGGTCGACCCGGAGCGCGACACCCCCGCGCGCATCGACGAGTACCTCGCCAGCTTCGACTCCCGCTTCCTCGGCCTGCACGCCGAGCTGCCGGTCGTCGAGGACGCGTTGCGGCAACTCGACCTGCCCGGCCCGGTCGTGGAGGGTCCCGACCCGCGCGGCGAGGGCGACCTGATCGGCCACCCGGCGCAGATCGTCGGGTTCGACGCCGACGGCGAGGCGCGACGCGTGTGGCCGTTCGGCGCGCGACGCTCCGACTGGGTGTTCGACCTGCCCCGGATCGTCGAACAGTGGTCGGCGGCGCAGGACGAGGCGGCGGAGGACGCGGCATGAACAACGTCGCCTGGTGGTGCTCGTCGACCGGTCAGGTCTGGACCTGGCGCTACACCCCGTTCATCGGCGTGTGGCTGGTCGCCGGTGCGATGATCGGCAGCTACGTCCTCGCCCACCGGCGGGCCGGACAGCCGCTCGACCGGGCCCGCTTGCGCAAGTGGTGCCTCGGCGTGCTGGCGGTGTTCCTCGTCTCCGAGTGGCCCATCGGGCAGCTCGGCGTCGGCTACCTCGCCACGCTGGGCATCGCCCGCTACGTCGTGTACTCGTTCGTCGCGGCGCCGCTGCTGCTGGCCGGCCTACCGACGTGGCTGCTCGACCGCTGGTTGCCGTGGGGCTCGCGCCGGCAGCAGATCGTGTCCTCGCTGACCCGGTGGCCCAACGCACTGCTGATCTTCAACGCCGTGCTGTTCGGCACCCACGTGCCGATCGTGATCGACACCCTCAAGACCAACCAGCTCGGGTCGTTCACCATCGACGTGCTGCACCTGACCGCGGCGTTGATCTGGTGGTGGCCGGCGCTGCGCCGCGAACCGGACCGCAACGCCATCCACGAACCGGTGCGCGCCTTCTATTTGTTCGCCAGCAGCGTGCTGATGTTCGTGCCGGCGGCGTTCCTGACCTTCAACCCGCTGCCGCTGTACGGCCTGTACGAGCTCGCACCGCCGCTGTGGCTCGGCTTCGACGCCATCCAGGACCAGCAGGCGGCCGGCATCGTCATGAACGTCGTCGGCGGGTTCGTGCTGTGGGGCATCATCGCGGCCCTGTTCCTGCGTTGGGCCAAGGACCAGGAACAGTCCGACGACCTGGCGCGCCGCGAGCGCTCGCGGCGGACCATCGAGGCCATCCGCGCCGCCGAGGTTGCCGAGGCCGCCGACGGCCCGACGGCAGCGTCAGCGGCGGTGTCGTCGCCGGCGTCGCCTGCCACGGCCGTCGAAGGGAACGACGCCGAGCTCGGCCCCGGCCCGCTCGCCCGGTGAACCCCGCAGCGGTCGGCTGCGGCGTGGGTCGTCACCGCTGCGCCGGGCGGCGGGCGGTCGCGAGGAACAGCGGATAGTCCTGCCCGTGGCGTTCCATCGTCCCGCACGGCACGACGTCCACCTCGCCGAGTCCCGCGGCCTCGCACCAGGTGCGCAGCCGGTCCGGGTCGATGCCGGGGTGGCCCTCGAACCCCTCGCCGTGGAAGGAGCCGTCCTCGGGCTCGAGGTCCACGATCGCGAGTGAGCCGCCGGGTGCGAGGACCTCCGCGAGGTTGGCGACCACCGGCGCCGGGTCGGGGACGTGGTGCAGCGCGAGCAACAGGGCGACGAGGTCGAACGGACCCACGTCATCGACCGGCTGCGACAGGTCGAGGTCGACGACCTGCGCATCCGGCAGGATCCCGCGCTCCACCTTGGCCTGCATGACGGCGCGCATCCCGGACGAGGGGTCGGCGAGCGTGAGCGGTCCGACCCGCGGCGCGAGGTGCTGAGCGAGCAGGCCCGTGCCGGCGCCGTACTCGAGCACCCGCGCGTCGGGCCGCGGGTCGACCGCGGCGAGGACGGCCTCGGCGGCGAAGCGGGCCCGCTCGACCTTCGTCGGGTCGTCGTCCCAGGTCGCCGCCCGCTGGTCGAAGTCGTCGGCGATCCGCTCCTGGCGTCGCTCGAGCACGCCGCGCAGGAACGCCGCCTGGCCGAGGTGCTGCAGTGCGTCCCCGACGACACTGACCAGCCGCACGCCCACGGTGACCGGTGGGTCGTAGGACGCGTCGATGACCCGGTCGAGCGCGTCGGCGTCGAGTGTGGCGAGGTGGGCGTCGACCATCGCGGCCACCGCGTCCTGGTAGCCCGACAGCAGCGTCGGATCCGCGACCCGGACGGCCGCGACGTCGTCGGGTTCGTGGCCGTAGCCGAAGTCGTCCACGTCCAGCGGCAGGTCGAACCGGTCGGCCCAGCCCTCGGCCGTCCAGACCGGTTCGCGGTCGGCCAGTGCGGCCACCTGCACGTCCTGCTGCCGGGCGGTGTGCCACAGCAGCCAGGCCAGCGTGTTGGCCTGTGGATCGAGGCGGGCGTGGAGCAGGTCGCCGTCGGCCCCCTCGACCAGCTCGCGCGTCAGCGGCGCGAGGCGGGAGAAGGCGTCAGTGAGCAGATCGCGGGTGTCCATGGCCGACACGCTAGGAGCCCCGGCGCCGCCGCGGGGCGGTCAACCGATCGGGTCCCCCGGGATCGGCAGGCCGCGCCGGAGTCGGTCGGCGGCCTCCTCCGGGTCGACCCCCTCCGGCAGGCGCGACTTCACGACCCGCGCGGGCACGCCGACCGCGATCGAGAACGGCGGGATGTCGACGTTGACGAGACAGTGGCTCGCGATCACCGAACCCCGACCGACGTCGACGCCCCGCAGGACCGTGGCCTTCTCCCCCACCCACACGTCGCCGCCGATGCGGACCGGGGACTTGACGATGCCCTGGTCCTTGATCGGCACGTCGAGCCGGTCGAAGCGGTGGTCGAAGTCGCAGACGTAGATCCAGTCGGCGAGGATCGAGGCGTCCCCGATCTCGACGTCGAGGTAGGTGTTGACGACGTTGTCGCGGCCCATCACCACCTTCGCGCCCAGGGTGAGCTGCCCCTCGTGGGCGCGCAGCTTGTTGTCGTCACCGATCCAGCACCAGGGCCCGAGCACGAGCCGTCCGTGCCCCGGGCGGCCGCGGAACTCGACCCGCCGGCCGGTGAACACCACGCCCTGGAACACGACGTGGTTGCCGGTCGCGGCGGCGCGGGCGCGGTGCCAGGCGTGGCGCTGGTAGAGCCGGAGGTACTGCGGGGTGAGCATGCGGCGTTCGACCGCGTGGCGGACGGCCTGCCGCCAACCCCAGCGGGGGTAGTGCAGCCGCATGGGCGGCCGCCGGACGTGGTCGGGCAACGGCCGCTCGGCGAGCAGGTCGGCGACCAGGCGGCTGGCCCGCCGGTGCCCCTCGCGGGCCGTCTCGGCACGGACCGTCGCCTCGGTGTGCTCGTGCAGCGCGGCGCGCGCGGCCTCCTCCACGTCCGCGGCGGACGTGGGCACGTCCGGCCCCAGGTGCGCCGGTGGGGCCGCATCGGGCACCGGGGCGTTCGCGGGCGTGGCGGCCGCGTCGGCGGCGTCGTCGGGCACGGTCACTTCCGGGCGTGCAGGATCAGGTTGTAGAAGATGTCGCGGGGGACGAACCGCGCGAGCACCTCGTCGTCGAAGCGGTGCAGCCGGTTGTAGGCGTGGAAGGCGCCGAACGCCCACCGCATGCCGAGCACGCCGGGGCGGATCGCCCCCTCGATCGTGCGTACGGCCCACCCGACCCAGTTGGCGGTCAGCTCCTCGGTGACCACGCGGGCTTCGGTGAACCCGGCCAGCCGCGCCATCTTCTCCACGTCGCCGGGACGGAAGGTGTGCAGGTCGACCTCGTGCTCCAGGCCGGCGAGCACGGCGTCCTCGACGCTGCCGCCGGACTCGACGATGCCGGGCTTGCGGTACCTCGTCAGGCCGGGCAGCGCCGTGACGGCCCGGAACGCCCGGTAGGTGTTGCGCTTGACGATCCAGGACAGCTTGTCGCCGAGCTCGGTCGGCTCACCGGCGATCACGAGCGTGCCACCGGGCTTGAGGACGCGGTGCATCTCGCGGATGGCGATGCCGGGCACCGGCAGGTGGTGGATGAACGCGTGTCCGATGACGAGGTCGAAGCTGTCGTCGTCGTAGGGCAGCGCCTCGGCGTCGCCCTGCCGGGTGGCGATCGACAGTCCGTGCTCGGCGCCGTTGCGTCGGCAGACCTCGAGCATCCCCTCGGAGATGTCGGTCGCCTCGAGCGTGGCGTCGCCGAGGCAGTCACCCAGCGCCAGGTTGATCAGGAAGAAGCCGGTGCCAGCGCCGACCTCGAGGACCCGGTGGAACACCGCGCCGTCGGGCACCACCTTGCGGAAGCGGTCGCGCGCGTAGTCGATGCAGCGCTCGTCGTACGAGATGGAGAACTTCTCCTCGTACGTCTTGGCCTCCCAGTCGTGGTAGGCCTCCTGCTTCTGCTTGATGTCCATCGTGGCCGTGTCGGGCACGGCGTGCAGTTCGGCGGGCAAGGCGGCCTCCTGGCGCAGACGAGCGCGGCGAGCCGCAGACGGTAGCGCCGACGGCTCGCCTGCCCCGGTCGGGAGCGACACGAACCCCTCAGGAGGTGCGCCAGGAGTACACGGGCTCGTAGCCGAGGACCCGACGGGCCTTGCCGATGTCCATCAGCGTCTCGGTGCCGGACACCTCGCGGCGCCAGGGCACGTCGGGGAACACCTCGGCCGCCAGATCGGCGCTCGGGCGGGTCATCACGGTGTCGGCGTTGGCGATGACGAACACCTCGCTGCCGGTGCCGTCGTGCTGCAGCGCCCGACGCACCGCCTGCGCGCCGTCACGGGCGTCGATGTAGGACCACAGGTTCCAGCGTCGTGCCGTCGGGTCGTCCTGCCAGGACGGGAAGGCCGCGTAGTCCTCGGGAGCCATCACGTTGGAGAACCGCAGGCCGTACATCTTCAGCTGCGGGTCCCAGCGACAGAACTGGGCGGCCATCTGCTCCTCGAGCGTCTTGACCAGCGAGTAGGTCGACTCGGGGCGCGGGGCGTACTCCTCGTCGATCGGCAGGTACGGCGGTGGGGCCTCGAACGGCAGCCCCAGCACCGTCTCGCTCGAGGCCCACACGACGTTGCGGATCCCGGCGGACCGGGCGGCCGAGAACACGTGGTGGGTCGCCAGGGCGTTGTTGGCGAACGTGGCCGTGTTGGTCGCCAGACCCGGCGCCGGGATCGCGGCGAGGTGGACCACGCCGTCGAGGCCGCCGTGCCGCTCGTCGATGCCGCGCATGGCCTCGAACACCTGACCACCGTCGGTGAGGTCGATGCGGGTGAACGGCGCGACCGGGTCCGCTGGCGGCTGCCGGTCGAGGTTCACCACGTCGTGACCGTGCTCGACGAG
Coding sequences:
- a CDS encoding electron transfer flavoprotein subunit alpha/FixB family protein, with translation MGELLVLIDHAEGQPRKLSLQMLTAANQVASQTGDTVSAVWLGEGASGAADVLGRHGATKLYAWDSPDALGYVTLPQVEALQQVMETSGAEILFFASTNLIKDVAARLAIRVDGGVITDATGVEVADGRIVATKEIFGGELITKCTFADGRKQIVGISNNAFAAEETGGGAAEVVNLDVSLSEAATAAKVTNVEKQVTSDRPDIAEAAVVVAGGRGLGDEQGFELMEQLADVLGAGVGASRAATDAGWYPHRYQIGQTGRTVSPMLYIGSGISGAIQHRAGMQTSQNIIAINKDGEAPIFSIADFGIVGDLYTVVPKLIEELQARKG
- a CDS encoding electron transfer flavoprotein subunit beta/FixA family protein, whose product is MKVIVPVKRVPDTAGEKNIDPNDKTVDRDGIESVLCPINEFSIEEAVRLKESQGAEVKVLLMGPESAQPIVRKALSYGLDSAVQITDDAVAGSDAIGTAKAIAAALKNEEFDLVIFGNQATDARTCVVPAAVAEILGLPSLTYARHLEVDGDKVVVHREHEEGYDVVESTLPAIVSVVEAINEPRYPSFKGIMAAKSKPLDVKSAADIGLDTSEVGMANANAVITEFEHRPPKEAGTIVEDDGSGATAAQLADWMQSKKFV
- a CDS encoding class I SAM-dependent methyltransferase produces the protein MSDHHPAPAVGPGNAPAGAADGLVLTGERTLPGIADENYWFQRHVVAYELAVASLTGGEVVLDAGCGEGYGLAMLAGAGAARVVGVDLDPTVVAHARTAYAATHPAVEVHAAELLALPLADDAIDLTVSFQVVEHLYDIPGYLRSLRRVTRPGATVMIATPNRLTFTSGSDVPVNPFHTREFTAAELHDELTDAGLEVQRLLGVHAGAWLTSIEVAAGRPLPDLLAATDPARWPHWLRRTVHAVTPAAFAVHGDDLDASLDLVAVCRVPG
- a CDS encoding 1,4-alpha-glucan branching protein domain-containing protein produces the protein MTPAPSGEFALVLHTHLPLLAGHGVWPVGEEWLFQAWSGSWLPVTRVLERLAEDGRRDVLTLGVTPTVAAQVRDPRLARDLGTWLAGQQWRSEEQRWHRHLGPQVVELATYYWRHFADLLAYHTDVESRGGLTTVWAELARAGVIELLGGPATHPYLPLVPDPAEIDAQLADGLAAQVDWAGERPRGLWAPEMGYRPRGPVADPTAPPLHVDASGSPTLPRRGPPLPGLEEHYAAAGIDHVLLDTATLWRGAGHADRDWVAAEFLTDAEAAQLPERFTGVLIGDSDVAAFPRDLEVGGHVWSAASGYPGDVWYRDFHAHGTFGTQPSWRVTDRHLPSDAKQPYEPAAAAARVQAHAEHFAGVLRKTLAARPDGVVVCAYDTELFGHWWFEGPAWLETLLRRVADDPALTTTTLASRRQRRPPRRRLALPESSWGYAKHHASWVGAATRPMWQTLDDARVRARTALAGGRGVPELREQLARELALLTTSDWPYMVLRGNTADYGERRVRGHADAVAHLADLVEADRGPDAEAERLRAVDRAPTRVDALLAALDPPG
- a CDS encoding ATP-binding cassette domain-containing protein, with amino-acid sequence MGTVGAIVDGVGHHPGRKAIEEVRVNARAVGIPFARCDEVLELVGLEAAAHKRVGAFSLGMRQRLGIALAMLGDPKVLLLDEPANGLDPQGIVWVRQFLRGLADEGRTVFVSSHLINEVARLADDVIVIRQGRIVTEAPVAQLTAAAGGAAVVVASRDDRRLHEALVAHGAEVVAGPEGLTVRGVDADQVGDAALAAGVALRELRPLKAELEDVFMELTGGSEIA
- a CDS encoding copper chaperone PCu(A)C, encoding MVRTPPPRLRLAALLGALALSACAGGNGDPELEISPAQAAEPAAGSSQVVVEITNGGTADDTLQRADTDAAAGVEVHLTEVEDGRASMTLQDEVDIPAGETVRFRPGGLHLMLVVPDATVTEGGTFDLTLHFERSGEVTIPVEVVSMLDLAENAFDEDGTTAGTDG
- a CDS encoding SCO family protein, with the protein product MTLRRLLLPLLALTLLVAACEPTTATAISAQGLQRQSDGWHGVPLEVEREMPDVTLLDTDGNEVNLREATAGTPTLLFFGYTSCPDICPVHLAVLAGGMRETRTTTEQVQVVFVSVDPERDTPARIDEYLASFDSRFLGLHAELPVVEDALRQLDLPGPVVEGPDPRGEGDLIGHPAQIVGFDADGEARRVWPFGARRSDWVFDLPRIVEQWSAAQDEAAEDAA
- a CDS encoding cytochrome c oxidase assembly protein yields the protein MNNVAWWCSSTGQVWTWRYTPFIGVWLVAGAMIGSYVLAHRRAGQPLDRARLRKWCLGVLAVFLVSEWPIGQLGVGYLATLGIARYVVYSFVAAPLLLAGLPTWLLDRWLPWGSRRQQIVSSLTRWPNALLIFNAVLFGTHVPIVIDTLKTNQLGSFTIDVLHLTAALIWWWPALRREPDRNAIHEPVRAFYLFASSVLMFVPAAFLTFNPLPLYGLYELAPPLWLGFDAIQDQQAAGIVMNVVGGFVLWGIIAALFLRWAKDQEQSDDLARRERSRRTIEAIRAAEVAEAADGPTAASAAVSSPASPATAVEGNDAELGPGPLAR